In Paraflavitalea devenefica, the following are encoded in one genomic region:
- a CDS encoding T9SS type A sorting domain-containing protein, which produces MKRKFTLSIMLLLAGYLGVFATGPTLPATNGGFTSVEGNRFTFAFDKGNGNSRIVVVREAVNISASPVNQVDYTANAVFETPNTEFTNAEGYVVLKNNSTSSSRVSVTVTNLKPNTRYYVSVFDYNGTGTGTEYLTIPLNDSIVTKAVPTQPAQGITFSVVAGNKVTLKWQKGDGDKRTIIARKGAPVNAVPQDFKAYRHITTFGTGDVINNDNYVVYDGTGAEATVYGLEPNTTYYFSIFEANGSSYPVYLTPGTSKEQLTNAGPTQASGNITFYSVEGNSLQLNFGPGNGMHQLIIVRKGQAVTAVPVNGRTYTPNTEFGKGEAIADSQFVINTLRDDRTVTHLEPGTIYHFRVYDYDVTSSGYPYYLTSSYSQKGGSTATTPTAQAKNAHFENITGSSAMIKFDVGVGGGRRLVVMKEGSPVDASPVDLVRYSNASATFRSGYQITPGNYVMSDGMTGTGLTVTGLTPGVTYHAAVFEFSGNNAPMYARPGATAEVTIPNEPTAKATGFSPSSHEGNAFRISWTGGNGTRRLVVARKGAAVTAFPQDGTTYTPDNDFGEGPITGDGQFVVHDGEERAFTLKNLEIGTVYHLAIFEYNVTGAGPDYLLSSFLAGSSSTVVAPVSQATVTANNIQANQATINYAAGTGAGRIFIMRANAPVNVTPQDLTYYSNTNIHFGTPSTEIGTGNYIVYRTGGTSTFIVTDLAPNTQYHIAVFEFNGSSAPVYKAPGGTHSFTTAAAGIPPPTSAGQNPRLSMVDGNKLTFAWDEGNGEKRMVVMRQGAAVSFTPANGSTYTQNAEFSKGTDLGDGQYIVYNSSSGAAPVTNLLPNTTYHFAVYEYNGTGTNTSYLMTPLTYQAASASTPAAGVTDVASTPGSQSIDISWTNGPGKGRLVVMKEGGNVTVTPADLTKYVAAPKFKDGVQIAPGEFVVYSNTGSSVTVTGLDANKTYHFTIFEYNGADAPVYNILNKLSSSATTASTLPLKWAYFTAKESNEGIKLEWGTTEEQNTHYFVVERGEATGFVSLDTLAAKGSLLSNHYSFTDKTNTAARVTYRVKQVDNNTRFEYSKQVTVEVKGKVAGLRVYPNPAQGQCRISLPAGLTRATVQLYDVRGILVKSIQVSDKQVIGLEGIAPGVYHVVVNDRSERYSQQLIVK; this is translated from the coding sequence ATGAAAAGAAAGTTTACGCTCAGTATTATGCTGTTACTGGCGGGCTACCTCGGGGTTTTTGCTACGGGGCCTACCCTGCCAGCTACCAATGGTGGTTTTACGTCCGTGGAAGGCAACAGATTCACTTTTGCCTTCGATAAAGGAAATGGCAATTCCCGGATTGTTGTAGTAAGGGAAGCGGTGAATATCTCCGCATCGCCTGTGAACCAGGTGGATTATACTGCCAATGCGGTTTTTGAAACACCCAATACAGAATTTACGAATGCCGAAGGGTATGTAGTACTCAAAAACAACAGCACCTCCTCTTCCAGGGTAAGTGTTACAGTTACCAACCTTAAACCGAATACCAGGTATTATGTAAGTGTGTTTGACTATAATGGTACCGGCACTGGTACAGAATACCTGACCATTCCTTTGAATGACAGTATCGTTACGAAGGCGGTGCCTACCCAACCAGCACAGGGCATTACTTTTAGTGTAGTGGCCGGCAATAAGGTAACCCTGAAATGGCAGAAAGGGGATGGAGACAAGCGAACAATCATAGCGCGCAAGGGCGCCCCGGTGAATGCCGTGCCGCAGGACTTCAAAGCATACAGGCATATCACCACATTCGGCACCGGGGATGTGATCAACAACGATAATTATGTAGTGTATGATGGAACGGGCGCAGAGGCGACTGTATATGGACTTGAGCCCAATACCACTTATTATTTCTCCATTTTTGAAGCTAATGGTTCTTCCTATCCGGTATACCTGACACCAGGCACTTCCAAGGAGCAACTGACCAATGCAGGACCTACGCAGGCTTCGGGTAATATTACTTTTTACAGTGTTGAAGGCAATAGTTTACAGTTAAACTTTGGACCAGGTAATGGCATGCATCAACTGATCATTGTGCGCAAAGGGCAGGCGGTAACCGCTGTACCTGTCAATGGCCGTACGTACACACCCAATACCGAATTTGGCAAGGGAGAAGCCATTGCCGATAGTCAGTTTGTGATCAATACGCTTCGTGACGACAGAACGGTTACGCATCTTGAGCCAGGCACGATCTATCATTTCCGGGTATATGATTATGATGTAACCAGCAGTGGTTATCCTTATTATCTTACCAGCAGTTATTCGCAAAAAGGAGGCAGTACAGCTACAACTCCCACCGCGCAGGCAAAGAATGCACATTTTGAGAATATAACCGGCAGTTCTGCTATGATCAAGTTCGATGTTGGTGTGGGTGGTGGCAGAAGGCTGGTGGTAATGAAGGAAGGCAGCCCTGTTGATGCTTCGCCTGTTGACCTCGTCAGGTACTCAAACGCCTCTGCTACTTTCCGTTCCGGATACCAGATCACACCGGGCAATTATGTTATGTCAGACGGAATGACCGGAACCGGGCTGACTGTTACCGGTCTTACGCCCGGCGTTACTTATCATGCGGCTGTATTTGAGTTCAGCGGTAATAATGCCCCTATGTATGCAAGGCCTGGCGCAACAGCCGAGGTTACTATTCCCAATGAGCCTACCGCCAAGGCTACCGGCTTTAGCCCCAGTTCACATGAAGGCAACGCCTTCCGGATTAGCTGGACCGGTGGTAATGGCACCCGGCGACTGGTAGTGGCCCGTAAAGGAGCAGCAGTAACAGCATTTCCCCAAGATGGTACTACCTATACACCTGATAACGATTTTGGCGAAGGCCCTATCACCGGTGATGGCCAGTTTGTGGTGCATGATGGAGAAGAAAGGGCGTTTACTTTAAAGAATCTTGAGATCGGCACTGTATATCATTTGGCTATTTTTGAATACAATGTAACAGGTGCTGGTCCGGATTATTTGCTCAGCAGTTTCCTGGCTGGCAGTTCCTCTACCGTGGTTGCCCCTGTTTCACAGGCTACGGTAACTGCCAATAATATACAAGCCAACCAGGCCACTATTAATTATGCTGCAGGAACAGGAGCAGGCAGGATATTTATTATGCGGGCAAACGCACCGGTGAATGTTACACCCCAGGACCTGACGTATTATTCCAATACGAATATCCATTTCGGCACTCCCAGCACCGAGATAGGCACCGGCAATTATATTGTTTACAGAACAGGAGGGACCAGCACTTTTATAGTTACCGATCTTGCTCCCAATACCCAATACCATATTGCCGTATTTGAATTTAACGGCTCATCAGCGCCTGTATACAAGGCCCCGGGCGGTACGCATAGTTTCACAACAGCAGCAGCAGGCATACCACCTCCTACCAGTGCAGGACAAAACCCAAGGTTAAGCATGGTAGACGGCAATAAGTTGACCTTTGCCTGGGATGAAGGCAACGGCGAAAAACGGATGGTAGTGATGCGGCAAGGGGCTGCAGTGAGTTTTACACCGGCCAACGGCAGCACCTATACACAGAATGCTGAATTCAGCAAGGGTACTGACCTGGGCGACGGACAATATATTGTTTATAACAGCAGTAGCGGCGCTGCGCCGGTTACGAATCTTTTACCCAATACAACTTATCATTTCGCCGTGTATGAGTATAATGGAACGGGGACCAATACCAGCTACCTGATGACTCCCCTGACCTACCAGGCAGCATCAGCCAGCACACCAGCAGCAGGCGTTACTGATGTTGCTTCCACGCCAGGCAGTCAGTCAATTGATATAAGCTGGACGAATGGCCCCGGCAAAGGCCGGCTGGTGGTTATGAAGGAAGGCGGTAATGTTACAGTCACTCCGGCCGACCTGACGAAGTATGTTGCTGCTCCCAAATTCAAAGATGGCGTACAGATCGCTCCGGGCGAGTTTGTGGTGTATTCAAACACCGGCAGTTCAGTAACTGTTACCGGACTTGATGCCAATAAGACTTATCATTTCACCATTTTTGAATATAATGGTGCAGATGCGCCGGTTTATAATATTCTGAATAAGTTAAGCAGCAGTGCTACTACCGCCAGCACCTTACCCTTAAAGTGGGCTTATTTTACTGCGAAAGAAAGTAATGAAGGCATTAAGCTGGAATGGGGCACTACTGAAGAGCAGAATACGCATTATTTTGTAGTGGAACGTGGTGAGGCTACTGGTTTCGTTTCACTTGATACCCTGGCAGCCAAAGGCAGCCTGCTCAGTAATCATTACAGTTTTACAGATAAAACCAATACTGCTGCCCGTGTAACCTACCGCGTTAAGCAGGTAGACAACAATACCAGGTTTGAATATTCCAAACAGGTAACGGTAGAGGTGAAGGGGAAGGTTGCAGGCCTGCGGGTGTATCCCAATCCTGCGCAGGGCCAATGCAGGATCAGCCTGCCGGCGGGATTAACCAGGGCTACTGTTCAGTTGTATGATGTGCGGGGTATACTTGTAAAAAGCATACAGGTATCGGATAAACAGGTGATAGGACTGGAAGGTATTGCACCTGGTGTTTACCATGTGGTGGTGAATGATCGCTCTGAACGCTATAGTCAACAGCTCATTGTAAAGTAA